Proteins found in one Pyrus communis chromosome 15, drPyrComm1.1, whole genome shotgun sequence genomic segment:
- the LOC137718406 gene encoding UDP-glycosyltransferase 88F3-like, protein MGDVVVLYAAPGMGHIISTVELGKLILHRYGTHKFSITILYTCGSLFDTPSIPAYIRRISHSHPSISFRQFPRVTSKITQNISGTAIMVDFVRQNDPHVRRALQDISKSAVVRAFIIDLSCTSALTIGKEFDIPTYYFYTSGAAALAAFLYFPKIHEQTTQSLKDLTDTVLEFPGRKSPLKAIHMLEPVLDRDDPAYWDFLSFCSNLPKSKGIIVNTFEELEPPAILQAIAEGLCVPDGPTPPVYYVGPLIDEEKVSGNDPAAAEEGCLSWLDKQPSRSVVFLCFGSRGSFPAAQLKEIAKGLEASGQRFLWVVKKPPVDEKTKQVLGVDDFDLESVLPEGFLERTKDRGMVVKSWVPQMAVLKKESVGGFVTHCGWNSVLEAVVAGVPMIAWPLYAEQHLNRNVMATDMEMAIAVEQKDEEDGFVSGEELERRVRELMESEEGRVLRERSKKIGEMAVAALGENGSSIRNLDNFVNSIT, encoded by the exons ATGGGAGACGTAGTAGTGCTGTACGCAGCTCCAGGAATGGGGCACATCATCTCCACGGTGGAGCTGGGCAAGCTCATCCTCCACCGCTACGGCACCCACAAGTTCTCCATCACCATTCTCTACACCTGCGGCAGCCTCTTCGACACCCCTAGCATCCCCGCCTACATCCGCCGCATCTCCCACTCCCACCCTTCCATTTCCTTCCGCCAATTCCCTCGCGTCACCAGTAAAATTACCCAAAACATCAGCGGCACCGCAATCATGGTCGACTTCGTTCGCCAGAACGATCCCCACGTCCGCCGTGCCCTCCAAGACATCTCCAAATCCGCCGTCGTCCGCGCCTTCATCATCGACCTCTCCTGCACCTCCGCGCTGACCATTGGCAAGGAATTCGACATCCCCACATACTACTTCTACACTTCTGGCGCCGCAGCTCTGGCTGCTTTTTTGTATTTCCCTAAGATCCATGAACAAACCACCCAGAGTTTAAAGGACCTCACCGACACCGTTCTCGAATTCCCCGGACGGAAATCTCCTCTGAAGGCTATACACATGCTCGAACCGGTGCTCGACCGAGACGACCCTGCTTATTGGGACTTCCTCTCCTTTTGCTCAAATCTTCCCAAATCCAAAGGAATCATCGTCAACACGTTCGAAGAGCTCGAGCCACCTGCCATCCTCCAGGCCATTGCTGAAGGCCTGTGTGTTCCTGATGGGCCAACTCCGCCTGTGTACTACGTTGGACCATTGATTGACGAAGAAAAAGTATCGGGTAATGATCCCGCTGCGGCCGAAGAGGGCTGCTTGTCATGGCTCGATAAGCAGCCAAGTCGAAGCGTGGTATTTCTCTGTTTCGGAAGCAGGGGATCATTCCCTGCAGCTCAACTGAAGGAGATAGCGAAAGGGTTGGAGGCGAGTGGGCAGAGGTTCCTGTGGGTGGTGAAGAAGCCGCCGGTTGATGAGAAAACAAAGCAGGTCCTAGGAGTTGACGACTTTGATTTGGAGAGTGTGTTGCCAGAAGGGTTCTTGGAGAGGACCAAAGACAGGGGAATGGTAGTAAAATCATGGGTACCGCAGATGGCGGTGTTGAAGAAGGAATCGGTTGGTGGGTTTGTGACGCATTGCGGATGGAACTCGGTGCTGGAAGCAGTTGTTGCCGGGGTGCCAATGATTGCTTGGCCGCTGTACGCGGAGCAGCATTTGAACAGGAACGTTATGGCGACGGACATGGAAATGGCAATTGCGGTGGAGCAGAAAGATGAGGAAGATGGGTTCGTGAGCGGTGAGGAATTGGAGAGGAGAGTAAGGGAGTTGATGGAGTCGGAAGAAG GGAGAGTGCTTAGAGAGAGGAGCAAGAAAATTGGGGAGATGGCTGTGGCTGCTTTGGGAGAGAACGGTTCGTCCATCAGAAACTTGGATAACTTTGTGAATAGCATTACATAA
- the LOC137718372 gene encoding UDP-glycosyltransferase 88F3-like: protein MGDVIVLYAAPGMGHIISTVELGKLILHRYGTHKFSITILYTCGSLYDTPSIPAYIRRISHSHPSISFRQFPRVTNKITQNISGTAIMVDFVRQNDPHVRRALQDISKSAVVRAFIIDLFCTSALTIGKEFDIPTYYFYTSGAAALAAFLYFPKIHKQTTQSLKDLTDTVFEFPGRKSPLKAIHMVEPTLNRDDPAYWDFLSFCSYLPKSKGIIVNTFEELEPPAILQAIAEGLCVPDGPTPPVYYVGPLIDEEKVWGNDPAAAEEGCLSWLDKQPSRSVVFLCYGSRGSFPAAQLKEIAKGLEASGQRFLWVVKKPPVDEKTKQVLGVDDFGLESVLPEGFLERTKDRGMVVKSWAPQMAVLKKESVGGFVTHCGWNSVLEAVVAGVPIIAWPLYAEQHLNRNVMATDMEMAIAVEQRDEEDGFVSGEELERRVRELMESEEGRVLRERSKKIGEMAVAALGENGSSIRNLDNFVNSIT, encoded by the coding sequence ATGGGAGACGTAATAGTGCTGTACGCAGCTCCAGGAATGGGGCACATCATCTCCACGGTGGAGCTGGGCAAGCTCATTCTCCACCGCTACGGCACCCACAAGTTCTCCATCACCATTCTCTACACTTGCGGCAGCCTCTACGACACCCCTAGCATCCCCGCCTACATCCGCCGCATCTCCCACTCCCACCCTTCCATTTCCTTCCGCCAATTCCCTCGCGTCACCAATAAAATTACCCAAAACATCAGCGGCACCGCAATCATGGTCGACTTCGTTCGCCAGAACGATCCCCACGTCCGCCGTGCCCTCCAAGACATCTCCAAATCCGCCGTCGTCCGCGCCTTCATCATCGACCTCTTCTGCACCTCCGCGCTGACCATCGGCAAGGAATTCGACATCCCCACATACTACTTCTACACTTCTGGTGCCGCAGCTCTGGCTGCTTTTTTGTATTTCCCTAAGATCCATAAACAAACCACCCAGAGTTTAAAGGACCTCACCGACACCGTTTTCGAATTCCCCGGACGGAAATCTCCCCTGAAGGCTATACACATGGTCGAACCGACGCTCAACCGAGACGACCCTGCTTATTGGGACTTCCTCTCCTTTTGCTCATATCTTCCCAAATCCAAAGGAATCATCGTCAACACATTCGAAGAGCTCGAGCCGCCTGCCATCCTCCAGGCCATTGCTGAAGGCCTGTGTGTTCCTGATGGGCCAACTCCGCCTGTGTACTACGTTGGACCATTGATTGACGAAGAAAAAGTATGGGGTAATGATCCCGCTGCGGCCGAAGAGGGCTGCTTGTCATGGCTCGATAAGCAGCCAAGTCGAAGCGTGGTATTTCTCTGTTATGGAAGCAGGGGATCATTCCCTGCAGCTCAACTGAAGGAGATAGCGAAAGGGTTGGAGGCGAGCGGGCAGAGGTTCCTGTGGGTGGTGAAGAAGCCGCCGGTTGATGAGAAAACAAAGCAGGTCCTTGGAGTTGACGACTTTGGTTTGGAGAGTGTGTTGCCAGAAGGGTTCTTGGAGAGGACCAAAGACAGGGGAATGGTAGTAAAATCATGGGCACCGCAGATGGCGGTGTTGAAGAAGGAATCGGTTGGTGGGTTTGTGACGCATTGCGGATGGAACTCGGTGCTGGAAGCAGTTGTTGCCGGGGTGCCGATTATTGCTTGGCCGCTGTACGCGGAGCAGCATTTGAACAGGAATGTTATGGCGACGGACATGGAAATGGCGATTGCGGTGGAGCAGAGAGATGAGGAAGATGGGTTCGTGAGCGGTGAGGAATTGGAGAGGAGAGTAAGGGAGTTGATGGAGTCGGAAGAAGGGAGAGTGCTTAGAGAGAGGAGCAAGAAAATTGGGGAGATGGCTGTGGCTGCTTTGGGAGAGAACGGTTCGTCCATCAGAAACTTGGATAACTTTGTGAATAGCATTACATAA
- the LOC137717194 gene encoding protein FAR-RED IMPAIRED RESPONSE 1-like: protein MSSSQRVESGHSFFKKYVSKRNSLWDFVTRFERALGHQRHKELVSDHVDVNEVPKLKTLFPIEKEMRGLYTKTIFLKFQDEVIQSTAYLKCDAIRQDEKECVYVVIRADAKSSTLRRIVHDKISSFARCSCRKFEFEGIPCGHIVFFLRSIHIVDLPSQYIMKRWTKSVKAERIWDGDGLEIKDVQYKSLMMRHIQLSQLSQCLIDESFRMEETTKLVRKGIESLRIEVKGLRSSLGVGEVPTKRKLQKHMINEPAQVKAKGSGKGMKSSKEKAMGKAKKYKACGGLGHTIRQSPISVDG, encoded by the coding sequence ATGTCAAGTAGTCAAAGAGTTGAAAGTGGACACTCCTTCTTCAAGAAATACGTTTCAAAACGCAACTCTTTGTGGGATTTTGTTACAAGATTTGAGAGGGCACTTGGACACCAAAGACATAAAGAGTTGGTTTCTGATCATGTGGATGTTAATGAAGTGCCAAAGTTGAAGACATTATTTCCAATTGAAAAGGAGATGCGCGGTTTATAtacaaaaacaatatttttaaagtTTCAGGATGAAGTGATTCAAAGTACTGCTTATTTGAAGTGTGATGCTATAAGGCAGGACgaaaaggaatgtgtttatgTTGTTATACGTGCTGATGCAAAAAGCTCAACATTGCGACGTATTGTTCACGATAAAATTTCTAGTTTTGCAAGGTGCAGCTGTCGAAAATTTGAGTTCGAAGGAATTCCATGCGGACATATTGTATTTTTTCTTAGAAGTATTCATATTGTAGATTTGCCAAGCCAATACATCATGAAAAGATGGACCAAAAGTGTGAAGGCTGAAAGAATTTGGGATGGAGATGGATTGGAAATAAAAGATGTGCAATACAAGTCATTAATGATGAGGCATATTCAGTTATCTCAACTTTCACAATGCTTAATTGATGAATCATTCCGTATGGAAGAAACAACTAAACTTGTAAGAAAAGGAATCGAATCGCTTCGTATTGAAGTTAAGGGATTACGCTCCAGTTTAGGTGTTGGAGAAGtgccaacaaaaagaaaacttcaaaaacaTATGATCAATGAACCAGCTCAAGTAAAGGCCAAGGGAAGTGGGAAAGGAATGAAGTCTTCCAAAGAAAAGGCAATGGGGAAAGCTAAGAAGTATAAGGCATGTGGAGGACTCGGGCACACCATAAGACAAAGTCCGATATCCGTAGACGGGTag